In the genome of Pungitius pungitius chromosome 5, fPunPun2.1, whole genome shotgun sequence, the window GTTGTTTCCCGTAACCTCAACTGTCCAACGCAGGCAAAAGTCAAACGGAGACGGTTGAAGTGTTGAATCCTGTGGACCTGGCGCTGACGTGTACCTGGACGGGTGATCAGAACAAACGACCCAACGTCACTGGGTTCTGGAGCAAagatggggaggaggtggagaacagTCGTGTCACCGTGCAGCTGGAGGCGGATCAATATAAGCTCACGCGGGTGTGAGTGCACGTTCTCACTATTCCTTCCATCAgcttcaaaatacatttttatcacaGAATTGGATCCATTTTATTCAACTTGGATTAACGTTTAATGTACAGCAGCTTGAGAACTTAAGTTGGATGTCTCCACCTGGCTTGTATCAGTTTACAGACAAGTTACATGAATATAAAGCAAATGATCAACCGACCTCTGTAAAATCACAttcatctaaatctaaatgtattttttattttattttacaggttCAGCATCGTCAGTGAAGAGAGCCTCGGAACTTACTCGTGCTTTTTTGGAAGTGAAGCAAAGATAGAGTTTATTTTGGCTGGTAAAAAATAACATCATTCAAtgagcatatactgtatatatatatataaaaatacatttgagttaCCTGCTCGTCAAGTCCCTTCCATGAGGACGAATCATCTTATCTCGTCTCACAATGCAGAATGTTATGTACCAGCTCCACAGGTCGGCGAGGCGCGGGATAAACCCATCGTCAGCTACGTGGGGGACTCTGTGGTGGTCGCGTGTAAGATGGaggaaaacaaacccaaacccagcACCTGGAACTGGTACAAAGCCAACGGCACGGACATGGTGGGTGAGCCGCTCTTACTGCCCTCACATCTATCCAAACATTTGAAACCCCTGAAagaaatcaacatttttttttaaaacttggaTTAAGAcgaaaaaaagtgcaaaagaaaACTGCCTactcgtgacctctgacccccatcTGGCTTTTGACATGCAGGAGCAGATCTTGGGTGTCGGGGAGGCTCCTCACTATGTGATCAGGAACGAAGAGAGGAAGACCAAACTGGTGGTGCAAAACCTGACGGAGGCCGACGGAGGCCTGTACTACTGCGGCGCGGTGTACACCATCAGCACCACCATGGGCCACGTGGAGCTCAGGGTCAGAAATAGAAAGCCACCAACTCCATTGATACTTTTGTCTAACAGCTAGGAACACCTGTTGCATTCTTAAATAATACACAATGATAATCATGCACCAGTGCTGTAGCATCTAATTATGTACAACGGCCTTCTTGCTTTGTGTGTACAAAGTACATTTGGCTGATGTGGTTTAAAAATGCAGGACTTGagtgaagtatttttttttacacgtcgCACAGTGTAAACTGTTTCTCCAGTGAAAAATCTCCCGTCTTCCGCCACTGCTGAAGGTCATCAGCTTCCAGGAGCCCCTGAAGCCCTTCGTCGCCATCGTGATCGAAGTGATCGTCCTGGTCGCCGCCATTCTGCTCTACGAGAGAAGTGGGTCCAAGAAAACCTCCGCAGCAGGTAGTCGGACGGGGGAACTGACACTTTGATCATTACCGCATGTTACGTTTTAACTTTTGAAACATCTGCCGTATTCACAGGAAACGCTGACCAACCAAATGCAACGTGAGTACCGCTAACCTCtgtaaagatgtttttattttatatatttgtagtTTTTGATGATgtgcatgtctttttttttccctcctcaggACTCAGGAGCTGGATAACAACGGACCAGAGGAGCGTTCCGCAACGAGGCAGCGGAAAATTTGAAAATCGCAAAGTCAAAGCTCAAGTTTTGATGCATCTCCATTGTTTTTGTGTAACCAAATCCCAGCAGCCGTTGTATTAGTGTGTTCACAAAAAAAACGAGGCGCAATAGGCACCGCTTAATAGTCGGCAGCGCTGCCGTGGCAACCCGGAAGCGCATTAACCTTTTAGTCTCGAAGGCTTCATTCAGACACATCCTGTGCAAAACCTGTCACGCGCCACCACTCTCGGAGAGGAAGTGGCTGGCACTTCTATAGACAGGTCTTTCACATCATGTGTGCCAACGCTTATAGTGTTGATCCATCAAGTTCGTTTGTCACC includes:
- the emb gene encoding embigin isoform X2, which produces MRCSRLSEEKAVRKAACREDTGRIIMSASWKQLLFQVLLLLASCRHIDTKTPRPTPPPPVPIGSLPTDERSVVLKGKSQTETVEVLNPVDLALTCTWTGDQNKRPNVTGFWSKDGEEVENSRVTVQLEADQYKLTRVFSIVSEESLGTYSCFFGSEAKIEFILAAPQVGEARDKPIVSYVGDSVVVACKMEENKPKPSTWNWYKANGTDMEQILGVGEAPHYVIRNEERKTKLVVQNLTEADGGLYYCGAVYTISTTMGHVELRCKLFLQ
- the emb gene encoding embigin isoform X1, producing MRCSRLSEEKAVRKAACREDTGRIIMSASWKQLLFQVLLLLASCRHIDTKTPRPTPPPPVPIGSLPTDERSVVLKGKSQTETVEVLNPVDLALTCTWTGDQNKRPNVTGFWSKDGEEVENSRVTVQLEADQYKLTRVFSIVSEESLGTYSCFFGSEAKIEFILAAPQVGEARDKPIVSYVGDSVVVACKMEENKPKPSTWNWYKANGTDMEQILGVGEAPHYVIRNEERKTKLVVQNLTEADGGLYYCGAVYTISTTMGHVELRVISFQEPLKPFVAIVIEVIVLVAAILLYERSGSKKTSAAGNADQPNATTQELDNNGPEERSATRQRKI